A window of the Streptomyces sp. NBC_01351 genome harbors these coding sequences:
- a CDS encoding carboxylesterase/lipase family protein produces the protein MTDDPSRRKVLKNTGVLAGAALLSGVAGGHAAQAAAPRTADPSPVVELPSGRLRGGTEGGLAVFKGVPYAAPPVGALRWRPAQPHPGWQGTRDATAFGPSAPQPYREGGDQVLGTHGSPPFDEDCLTLNVWTPGTDGAKRPVMVWIHGGGFISGSGSMPGYSGETFSRDGDLVVVTVNYRLGPLGYLYFGEDGAGGNFWLTDQLAALRWVRENIAAFGGDPDDITLAGQSGGALSVAALAGARPKGRPLFRRAILQSPPLGLKIPTRAESLERTAAYLDILGARNVTELRAVPWPRLIAATFEMFGRTGKWGYWSTPFLPVLDGVTLDRDPADLLLSGAGADIDVLIGWTREEANFAFALSAPYAAATREQVVARARDTFGNRAEQAYTAYEESRPGARPVDVLMDLITDDLFRMPAVALAERRAARGRPVWAYQFNLPTPAHGGQLAAAHCLELPFVFNNFDKWSQAPFLAGLNPRVRDGLASTMHTAWISFIRTGDPNHHPMPRWGRYDQDSRTTMALDSVTSAVGDLAGYWRRLHHPAGR, from the coding sequence ATGACCGACGACCCATCACGGCGCAAAGTCCTCAAGAACACCGGGGTGTTGGCAGGCGCCGCACTGCTCTCCGGGGTGGCCGGCGGGCACGCCGCGCAGGCCGCCGCCCCGCGCACGGCCGACCCCTCACCCGTCGTGGAACTGCCCTCGGGCCGACTGCGCGGGGGCACGGAAGGGGGTCTCGCCGTGTTCAAGGGCGTGCCCTACGCGGCACCGCCGGTCGGCGCCCTCCGATGGCGGCCGGCCCAGCCGCACCCCGGCTGGCAGGGCACGCGCGACGCGACCGCCTTCGGCCCGAGCGCCCCGCAGCCCTACCGGGAGGGCGGCGACCAGGTGCTCGGCACCCACGGCTCGCCCCCCTTCGACGAGGACTGCCTCACGCTCAACGTCTGGACCCCCGGGACCGACGGCGCCAAGCGGCCGGTGATGGTGTGGATCCACGGCGGCGGCTTCATCTCCGGATCCGGCTCGATGCCGGGCTACTCCGGCGAGACCTTCTCGCGCGACGGCGACCTCGTCGTCGTGACCGTCAACTACCGGCTCGGACCACTGGGTTACCTCTACTTCGGCGAGGACGGCGCCGGGGGGAACTTCTGGCTCACCGACCAGCTCGCCGCGCTGCGCTGGGTACGGGAGAACATCGCCGCGTTCGGCGGCGACCCCGACGACATCACCCTCGCCGGCCAGTCCGGCGGAGCGCTGTCGGTCGCGGCGCTGGCCGGCGCCCGACCCAAGGGCCGCCCGCTGTTCCGGCGCGCCATCCTGCAGAGCCCGCCGCTCGGGCTGAAGATCCCCACGCGGGCCGAATCCCTCGAGCGCACCGCCGCCTACCTGGACATCCTGGGGGCCAGGAACGTGACGGAACTGCGGGCCGTGCCCTGGCCCCGACTGATCGCCGCCACCTTCGAGATGTTCGGGCGCACCGGGAAGTGGGGCTACTGGTCGACTCCCTTCCTGCCTGTGCTCGACGGGGTCACGCTGGACCGCGACCCCGCCGACCTGCTGCTCAGCGGAGCCGGGGCGGACATCGACGTCCTGATCGGCTGGACCAGGGAGGAGGCCAACTTCGCCTTCGCGCTGAGCGCGCCGTACGCCGCCGCGACCAGGGAGCAGGTGGTCGCCAGGGCGCGGGACACCTTCGGGAACCGGGCGGAGCAGGCGTACACCGCGTACGAAGAGTCCCGGCCGGGTGCCCGCCCCGTGGACGTACTGATGGACCTGATCACCGACGACCTGTTCCGCATGCCCGCCGTGGCACTGGCCGAACGGCGGGCGGCCCGCGGACGTCCGGTCTGGGCGTACCAGTTCAACCTTCCGACGCCCGCGCACGGCGGTCAGCTCGCGGCCGCGCACTGCCTGGAGCTGCCGTTCGTGTTCAACAACTTCGACAAGTGGTCGCAGGCGCCCTTCCTGGCGGGGCTTAACCCCAGGGTCCGTGACGGTCTCGCCTCGACCATGCACACCGCCTGGATCTCCTTCATCCGCACCGGCGACCCCAATCACCACCCCATGCCGCGATGGGGTCGCTACGACCAGGACTCCCGCACGACGATGGCCCTCGATTCGGTCACCAGCGCCGTCGGCGACCTCGCCGGCTACTGGCGGCGGCTGCACCATCCG